One Streptomyces formicae genomic window, TGGCGCGCCGCCACCCCGACGCGCCGGTCGCCGCCGAAGTCCCCGCGTTCCTGAAGCAGTTGCGCGCCGAAGGGTGGCTGCGGTGACCGAACCCGACCCGCCCTGGGCGCTCCTCGCCGAGCTCACCCACGCCTGCCCGCTGCGCTGCTCGTACTGTTCCAACCCCGTCGAACTAGCGGCCAAGGCAGACGAGTTGACGGCCATCGAGTGGGGTGACGTCTTCCGTCAGGCCGCCGCGCTCGGTGTCGTGCAGAGCCATCTCTCGGGCGGGGAGCCCCTGCTGCGCCGCGACCTCACCGAGATCGTCGCGGCCGCCACCGCCGCGGAGATCCACACCCAGCTCGTGACCAGCGGCGTCGGTCTGCACCGGGCCCGCCTCGACGCGCTGGTCGGTGCCGGGCTGCACAGCGTCCAACTGTCCGTGCAGCACGCGGATCCGGCCGCCGCCCTGCGCATCGCGGGCGCACGCGCCTCCGCGGCGAAGGAGCGGGCCGCCGGGCTGATCAGGGCCGCCGGTCTGCCGCTCGGCCTCAACGCCGTGCTGCACCGCGCCAACCTCGACGCGCTCGACGCCCTCGTGGAACTCGGTCTCGACTGGGGCGCCGACCGCCTTGAGCTGGCCAACACGCAATTCTACGGCTGGGCGCTGCGCAACCGCGACGCGCTGCTCCCCGGCCGGGCGCAGGT contains:
- the pqqE gene encoding pyrroloquinoline quinone biosynthesis protein PqqE, which gives rise to MTEPDPPWALLAELTHACPLRCSYCSNPVELAAKADELTAIEWGDVFRQAAALGVVQSHLSGGEPLLRRDLTEIVAAATAAEIHTQLVTSGVGLHRARLDALVGAGLHSVQLSVQHADPAAALRIAGARASAAKERAAGLIRAAGLPLGLNAVLHRANLDALDALVELGLDWGADRLELANTQFYGWALRNRDALLPGRAQVARARERVERWRQRLEGRMEIVWVAPDYVDGVAKPCMGGWGALSLTVAPDGRALPCPASADLLGAAAPNVRDRQLSWIWRESEAFTRYRGEAWMSDTCRGCELRAVDFGGCRCQAYALTGDAARTDPACHRSPDHAMVRALVDGAGHAADAADAPPDYVYRTHTAGPALT